One region of Halomonas huangheensis genomic DNA includes:
- a CDS encoding GlxA family transcriptional regulator, producing MLNNVDIQGTEHVGFLLLPGFSMMAFFSAVEPLRIANRMAGRRLYEWTLIGLTGEPVTASNGMTLMIDHALADVRHLPSLAVCSGFEPEQWIGHGLTAWLNRLDQGGCRIGALDTGAVVLAEAGLLSGETVTLHWESLPAFNERYPGIDTCDELFLLGERRFFCAGGAAAMDMALEVIARRHGMALAVEVSEQLIHDRLRSRGDHQRMTLARRLGSHNPRLVEAVAQMEGHVEAPLSLQVIAQRSGISERQLQRLFSETLGTTPGNWYLNIRLTRAHYLLKETDHDVLAIGLACGFSSPSTFSRAFRRHFGYSPREVRKRS from the coding sequence GTGCTGAACAATGTGGATATCCAGGGCACCGAACATGTTGGCTTTCTACTGCTGCCGGGATTTTCGATGATGGCGTTCTTTTCCGCTGTCGAACCGCTGCGTATTGCCAATCGGATGGCGGGTCGCAGGCTCTATGAATGGACACTCATCGGGCTGACTGGCGAGCCTGTGACCGCCAGCAATGGCATGACGTTGATGATCGATCATGCGCTGGCGGACGTTCGTCATCTGCCATCACTGGCGGTGTGCAGTGGTTTCGAGCCAGAGCAGTGGATAGGCCATGGTCTGACGGCGTGGCTCAATCGGTTGGATCAGGGTGGATGTCGCATTGGGGCGCTCGATACCGGCGCCGTGGTACTCGCCGAGGCAGGGTTGCTCAGCGGTGAAACGGTGACATTGCATTGGGAGTCGCTGCCTGCCTTCAATGAGCGCTATCCCGGTATCGACACCTGTGACGAGCTGTTTCTTCTCGGCGAGCGACGTTTCTTCTGTGCCGGAGGGGCGGCGGCCATGGATATGGCGCTGGAAGTGATCGCAAGGCGACACGGAATGGCGTTGGCGGTGGAGGTTTCCGAGCAGTTGATTCATGACCGGTTACGCTCGCGTGGCGATCATCAGCGCATGACGCTGGCGCGCCGGCTGGGCAGTCACAACCCACGGCTGGTCGAGGCGGTAGCGCAGATGGAAGGGCATGTGGAAGCGCCGTTATCGTTGCAGGTCATCGCCCAGCGTAGCGGTATCTCCGAGCGTCAGTTGCAACGACTGTTCTCCGAGACGTTGGGTACTACTCCAGGCAACTGGTACTTGAACATACGCCTGACACGAGCCCACTACCTGCTGAAGGAAACCGATCACGATGTGCTGGCGATTGGCCTGGCCTGCGGCTTCAGCTCGCCTTCAACCTTCTCGCGAGCCTTCCGCCGACATTTCGGTTATTCCCCTCGCGAGGTGCGCAAGCGCTCGTGA
- a CDS encoding ABC transporter permease yields the protein MDFSWLSDPFYREYLLEGLVSTLWLLLVSAVGGLLLAVLMAIVRIKGPRPLAWLAQGISIVMRGTPLLVQLFFFYYGVGRLLEGLPLAEQGPFKDLLRDPFFYASLTFILSVGAYTGEVLRGALLSVPPGEREAGRAFGLSPFQVFIHLWLPRAIQLCLPTLTGEMILLLKSVPLVSTIAMMDLLQAANIIRDETFLTYEPLLLIAAIYLLLTVILTLILRQVEHNFPGMKPQRSSKWWRRTATAPQTP from the coding sequence ATGGATTTCAGTTGGCTGAGTGATCCCTTTTACCGCGAATATCTGCTTGAAGGCCTGGTCAGTACCCTGTGGTTGCTGCTGGTGTCGGCGGTGGGCGGTTTACTGCTGGCAGTGCTCATGGCGATTGTCCGTATCAAGGGCCCCCGTCCTCTGGCGTGGCTGGCCCAGGGGATTTCGATCGTCATGCGCGGCACCCCGCTGCTGGTGCAGCTGTTCTTCTTCTATTACGGCGTTGGTCGTCTACTGGAAGGCCTGCCGCTGGCCGAACAGGGTCCGTTCAAGGACCTGCTGCGCGACCCGTTCTTCTATGCCAGTCTCACCTTCATTCTCTCGGTAGGCGCCTATACCGGGGAGGTGCTGCGTGGCGCGCTGCTCAGCGTGCCGCCAGGCGAACGTGAAGCCGGTCGTGCCTTTGGCCTGTCGCCCTTCCAGGTGTTCATTCACCTATGGCTGCCACGGGCCATCCAACTGTGTCTGCCAACGTTGACCGGTGAGATGATCCTGTTGCTCAAGTCAGTGCCATTGGTGTCGACCATCGCCATGATGGACCTGCTGCAGGCCGCCAACATCATTCGTGATGAGACCTTCCTCACCTATGAGCCACTGCTGCTGATTGCCGCAATCTACCTGCTACTGACGGTGATACTGACGCTGATTCTGCGCCAGGTGGAACATAATTTCCCGGGGATGAAGCCCCAACGCAGCAGCAAATGGTGGCGACGCACTGCAACCGCACCCCAAACACCATAA